The Erythrobacter sp. SDW2 region AAGTCGCACCTTCGCGGTTTCTGCGCAGAGATCGGACCATGCGGAGCATCAGCGAGAAATCCGCAGGTCGCCCATCGACTTGGCAATGGCGACAAAGGCTTCATTGAGCTGGCTGGAGTTGGCAGCTTCGAAGTAACGCCCCGTGCCGGCGCACTCCCTCATCGCTTCGTTGGCATAGGTGCCAAAGGCGATGACCCACACGGTTGTGTTATTCTTCTTCACTTCTTCGCATGCGAATTTGAAGCGCTGCTCGATGGTCTGTGCCAGCGACAGCGGCGAGGAACTGTCCCACCGCCGCATGTCGAGCGGTTCGAGCCCGTAGGCGCCATAAGCCATGTCATAAGGTTCGGTCTGGCCGTCGGTCAGGAAGATGAGGTGGCGAGAGGTCGGCTGGGCAGTCGAGACATTGGCGTTTTCGCTCGCGAATAGCCCCCTCTGCGACAGCAGGCGCCCGCCCCAGATCATCCCGATATCGTGATAGGTGGCGCCATAGGGGACCAGCGTTGCCAGATAGGCATTAAGCTCGTCCAGCGTGCGCTCGGCCAGCTTCGATGCCGCGGGCGGACAATCGCTGAACCACCAGGTGCCTGTCTGCGCATATGTGTCGGTGGTCACGACCTGCGACCTCGACCAGCTGCCCGTGCCGTTGTTCATGATCTTGCGAGCGTAGATCGCCGAGGGATAGCGCGGCCGCCATTGCGTGTCCGGATTTCCCGGATCGGGCACCAGGTTGATGTCGAGGTCGGGGTTCTGGCTGAGGTCCACACTGGAAAAATCGGTGATCGCAGTCGATTTGCGTTCCTCGATGCAGGTGTTGCCTGCTTCGGCTCGCCAATTGCTGACATCACGCGCGATCGGCTTGTAGCGGTACTGGATCCGGTCAGCCGAGGGAACACTGGTGACCTTCTCGAAGGTCTCGACATAATTGGTCGAGACCATTTGCTGCACCTTGCAGGTCGAAGCGGTGACCACAGTGCGGTAGCGGGTTCCGTTTTCGGTCCGCCGGTAATTTTCGGTCGTAACAACTGCGGGGGGACTGAGCTGCACTGCAACGGTTGGTCCGCCGACAAGGACGTCGGTCTGGGTCAGAGTGTTGGAAGGTTGCGATCCGCTGCACGAATACCATCCGGTCTGATCAGGCGAGGGAGGGGGATTCCAGGTGGCGACATAGCTGGTGCCGGTGTCCGTCCAGCTTGGTCTGGTCCCGGACACATACCGCCAGTTGATCCAGTCGGTTCTGGCTACCGCAGGAAGCGTCACACCGGTCGCTTCGCGCGACTGATAGGTCCATTCATCGACCATCCAGTCATCTTCGAGCAGCCCGCCGACATTCACGTTGGTGGCATAGGGCACGAAGCCGTAGCGGATGCGAGTTTCCGGACCCTTGGCACCTTCCAGCTGGCCATAGAAGTTGCGGATCACCGCTTTGACCGACTCCAGTCGCGAGAGGGTGTCGCCGGCATTGGTGTGTCGCATCGATCCGGTCACGTCGATCGACATCATCACGTCGAGGTTCTGGAAGTTGAGGATCGAGGCGCAGGTCACCGCGATCGGCATCTCGTCCTGCCCGAACACCTGCATCACCGCCATCGGCATCTCGATCGTCGCGTGTCCGCTGACCGAGAAGTCATTTTCCAGCGCCATCTGGAAAGTGCGATCATAGGTGGCATAGCTGCCGTCGCGGAAGTTCAGGTTGAAGAACCGGTTGCCGGTCGCGGCCACTTCGGCAGGGACAACGCCAGTGGTGACGACTTCGGAGCCGAGCCGTTTGCGCGCCGCCAGCACGGCGGAGTCGCAAGCCTGCTGCAATCGGGTCTGCACCACATAGGCGCGGCCCATATCGACGCCGCTGCCGACAATCGCGAGCAACGGGATCATCGCCGCGGCAATCAACGCCAACGTGTTGCCCGCGCGGTCCTCGGCGAGGCGAGCGAGAAATCCCCTGACGACAGGCGGGAAGGAGATGAGGCGCTTCATCACATTCTGTGCCCTACAGGCGCCGTGTGATCGTATCCCGAACGGACATGGTTAATTTGTTTGGAGTTGGCCTCCCCCGGCACGGGACACCGCCTTACTTCAGTAGGAAGATGGGGCGGGAGAAGGTGAGGGTGGGGCTGGCCCAATCGAACAATGGCAAGACCGCAGGCACCCGGTAGGTGATGGTGATGGTCTTTTCCCACGCCCCGTCGAACCGTTCGGTCGCCGCGTTGGTGACGTCGATCTCCACCGAATTGGCGAGATTGTAGGTGTCGGACGTGGCGATGGCGATGGCCTGGTTCTCGATAGTGGTGTTCCCGGGCGCATTGCCCTTCTGGTATTCGACCACCGCGTAGCGCGCGGCGTCTCCCGCGACGCTGCGCATCGAATTGTAGGCCTGCATCCCCAACCCGATCTGCACCACCCCGATCATCAGGCCGAACACGACCGGCGCAAGGATCGCAAATTCGATAATCGCGGCACCGCGCGTCTCGTCGGCCAGGCGACGACAGAACAGCTTCCTGACGGTCATGATATCTGCACCGTCCGTTCAACATTGAAGTCGACCGGTTGGCCGATCCCGAACTGGGTCCACTTCGGCGAATAGGTTTCATCCATCTCGATGATGAGGAAGCCGGAAACCACCGCATCGACATCGCATTCGCCCTTGGTGTCGACATATTCGTCAGCATCGTCGCAGCGGAATTTCTGTGTAATCGTCACGTTTTCGTCGGCCAGGCCGGTGGAGGTTTCAAGAATGTCCTCGACGGTGCCGATGTCGAACGAAGACCCGCCTTCGGTCGACAGTGCCATGGCCACGGCCTCGGCCGCCGCGGTGCGCAATTCGGACTGGCGAGCCACCATGTAGCTCACCTCGAAGCCGCCGAACGCCATGATGACCAGGATCGGGACGATGAATGCCGTCTCGATGGTCATCGTGCCGCGGTCATCGCGCAGCAGGGCCGGGAGGGAGAAGCGAATAGCGTTCATCACCGGACCAGCCGCACGCCGCCCTTCTGGGAGCCGATTGCGAAGGGGTTCGCTTCGGACGATTCACAGAAGATGTTGGCGTTGAAGTTGCCGTTCAGGGTGATAGTCCCCGAGGCGATCTGGAGACAGGAGCCGGTCAGGTTCGAGTTGCCGTTGAACCAGACATTGCGGCCGGGCATGTAGAACACGCCGTTCAACACCAGCGATGCTCGACCGTTCATCTTGAACTGGTCCTCACTTTCCGGGTCGTAAAGCAGCATCCCGGCCAGCTTGGCAGCGCTGGCTGCGCTCAGCCCATAGGTGTTTTCGAGCGTATCGCTGGAAATTCCGGTGAAATTGAGGTTGGAATTGTCGTTGATGTGGATCTTGTCGCCACTTTCCAGCACGAACATCACATCGTCGCCGGTGACGGAAACATTGTCGCCGAAGTCGAGCGTGCCTTCGACCACATAGACCCCGGGCTGGAACTCGGTGTTGCAGGCGATCTCGATATTCGCGTAGGTTCCAGGCAAAGGCCTTGCCACACCGTCGTTGGCAGGCGTGGAGACCGTCCGGATATTGGAATAGGTTGTCGTGGTCCCGACCTGCAACCATTCCCAGATCGAGCTGGTACCCGAGCCTTCCCCGGTGGCGACAAGGTCGTTCTTGTTGAAGGTCGCAGGGCTGTAGACCGTGCTGCTGCCAGCCGTGGTTCCGTTCGGCACAGTCTCGTTACTGGTCACCGGCGCCGTGGTGTAGTCGGTGTGCCGGCCGATATATGTCGCCGGCTGGATAGTCGCGCTCGACTTGTTGCGCCCCCTGTAATACTCGTAGTTGTAGGAGTTGGAGGTCGTGACGTCCGCGGTCGTGGTTGTCGTTGCAGGGGTGGCTGCCGGGCAGGAGTATGTCCGCGGCGTCGCATCGTCCGGTGGTTCCAGCCCTTCGAACGGGTTGGTGAGCGAGCCGACGTCCGCGAAGATGCTGCCGTTGGATGAAAAGCCGGAATCGACGCCCCCGTTCGATATGAGCTGGTTCGCCCAGATCGAAGGGTTGCCGTTCTTGACCATGGCGGTGTCGCTGTCGGACAGGGAGCCGAAGCCGCATGGCGCACTGCCCGAAACGCTGCCCCCGAGGATGAACGC contains the following coding sequences:
- a CDS encoding TadE/TadG family type IV pilus assembly protein, producing MTVRKLFCRRLADETRGAAIIEFAILAPVVFGLMIGVVQIGLGMQAYNSMRSVAGDAARYAVVEYQKGNAPGNTTIENQAIAIATSDTYNLANSVEIDVTNAATERFDGAWEKTITITYRVPAVLPLFDWASPTLTFSRPIFLLK
- a CDS encoding TadE/TadG family type IV pilus assembly protein, translated to MNAIRFSLPALLRDDRGTMTIETAFIVPILVIMAFGGFEVSYMVARQSELRTAAAEAVAMALSTEGGSSFDIGTVEDILETSTGLADENVTITQKFRCDDADEYVDTKGECDVDAVVSGFLIIEMDETYSPKWTQFGIGQPVDFNVERTVQIS
- a CDS encoding TadE/TadG family type IV pilus assembly protein; translation: MGIGAFFKRLGRAQSGNAAMLVGLGMPALIGGTGLAVDTAQWYLWKRELQYAVDQAAIAGAWARADNDSIDDYDVRAQQEFNANVGIAEDFSATPVIGLADYNGVADNSVLVSVTASKRLPFSGYLTDNAVTIAVSAQATTVAAQEFTTCMLALDPDADSAFILGGSVSGSAPCGFGSLSDSDTAMVKNGNPSIWANQLISNGGVDSGFSSNGSIFADVGSLTNPFEGLEPPDDATPRTYSCPAATPATTTTTADVTTSNSYNYEYYRGRNKSSATIQPATYIGRHTDYTTAPVTSNETVPNGTTAGSSTVYSPATFNKNDLVATGEGSGTSSIWEWLQVGTTTTYSNIRTVSTPANDGVARPLPGTYANIEIACNTEFQPGVYVVEGTLDFGDNVSVTGDDVMFVLESGDKIHINDNSNLNFTGISSDTLENTYGLSAASAAKLAGMLLYDPESEDQFKMNGRASLVLNGVFYMPGRNVWFNGNSNLTGSCLQIASGTITLNGNFNANIFCESSEANPFAIGSQKGGVRLVR
- a CDS encoding Tad domain-containing protein, producing the protein MKRLISFPPVVRGFLARLAEDRAGNTLALIAAAMIPLLAIVGSGVDMGRAYVVQTRLQQACDSAVLAARKRLGSEVVTTGVVPAEVAATGNRFFNLNFRDGSYATYDRTFQMALENDFSVSGHATIEMPMAVMQVFGQDEMPIAVTCASILNFQNLDVMMSIDVTGSMRHTNAGDTLSRLESVKAVIRNFYGQLEGAKGPETRIRYGFVPYATNVNVGGLLEDDWMVDEWTYQSREATGVTLPAVARTDWINWRYVSGTRPSWTDTGTSYVATWNPPPSPDQTGWYSCSGSQPSNTLTQTDVLVGGPTVAVQLSPPAVVTTENYRRTENGTRYRTVVTASTCKVQQMVSTNYVETFEKVTSVPSADRIQYRYKPIARDVSNWRAEAGNTCIEERKSTAITDFSSVDLSQNPDLDINLVPDPGNPDTQWRPRYPSAIYARKIMNNGTGSWSRSQVVTTDTYAQTGTWWFSDCPPAASKLAERTLDELNAYLATLVPYGATYHDIGMIWGGRLLSQRGLFASENANVSTAQPTSRHLIFLTDGQTEPYDMAYGAYGLEPLDMRRWDSSSPLSLAQTIEQRFKFACEEVKKNNTTVWVIAFGTYANEAMRECAGTGRYFEAANSSQLNEAFVAIAKSMGDLRISR